Proteins from a single region of Gossypium arboreum isolate Shixiya-1 chromosome 1, ASM2569848v2, whole genome shotgun sequence:
- the LOC108466066 gene encoding CRIB domain-containing protein RIC7-like isoform X1: protein MKGLLKGLRYISDIFEQEKEQEMQIGNPTDVKHVAHIGMDGPSANKPSWMNEFNSAEELSSDTLANNLQETPSAAGDHESLPPTSNEKPKKTRCKASIENGTAVESSKVSEKGSRGNRSSNNSMDSPARESSSQGRRHSNRSSNGSESPSQDLPDIPKKSRRKKSKASSGGSDRSSISSRTKEGSLPDVTELES, encoded by the exons ATGAAGGGTCTTCTAAAAGGTTTAAGATACATTTCCGATATATTTG AACAGGAAAAGGAACAAGAAATGCAAATAGGGAATCCTACAGATGTAAAACATGTTGCTCATATTGGTATGGATGGTCCTTCTGCCAATAAGCCTAGCTGG ATGAATGAGTTTAATTCAGCTGAAGAGCTCTCATCGGATACGTTAGCTAATAATCTACAAGAGACGCCTTCAGCTGCAG GAGATCATGAGTCATTGCCGCCGACAAGCAATGAGAAGCCAAAGAAGACAAGGTGCAAAGCATCAATAGAAAATGGCACAGCCGTAGAGTCGTCGAAAGTCAGCGAGAAAGGCTCGAGGGGCAACCGTTCATCCAACAACTCCATGGATTCCCCCGCCCGAGAATCGTCTTCCCAAGGCAGGCGCCACTCCAATCGTAGCAGCAACGGCAGTGAGTCACCTTCACAAGACTTACCCGACATTCCAAAGAAATCTCGACGAAAGAAGTCGAAGGCATCATCAGGCGGATCCGACAGGTCTTCGATCTCGTCGAGAACGAAAGAAGGCTCTTTGCCAGATGTCACCGAGCTCGAATCTTAA
- the LOC108466066 gene encoding CRIB domain-containing protein RIC7-like isoform X2, with protein sequence MQIGNPTDVKHVAHIGMDGPSANKPSWMNEFNSAEELSSDTLANNLQETPSAAGDHESLPPTSNEKPKKTRCKASIENGTAVESSKVSEKGSRGNRSSNNSMDSPARESSSQGRRHSNRSSNGSESPSQDLPDIPKKSRRKKSKASSGGSDRSSISSRTKEGSLPDVTELES encoded by the exons ATGCAAATAGGGAATCCTACAGATGTAAAACATGTTGCTCATATTGGTATGGATGGTCCTTCTGCCAATAAGCCTAGCTGG ATGAATGAGTTTAATTCAGCTGAAGAGCTCTCATCGGATACGTTAGCTAATAATCTACAAGAGACGCCTTCAGCTGCAG GAGATCATGAGTCATTGCCGCCGACAAGCAATGAGAAGCCAAAGAAGACAAGGTGCAAAGCATCAATAGAAAATGGCACAGCCGTAGAGTCGTCGAAAGTCAGCGAGAAAGGCTCGAGGGGCAACCGTTCATCCAACAACTCCATGGATTCCCCCGCCCGAGAATCGTCTTCCCAAGGCAGGCGCCACTCCAATCGTAGCAGCAACGGCAGTGAGTCACCTTCACAAGACTTACCCGACATTCCAAAGAAATCTCGACGAAAGAAGTCGAAGGCATCATCAGGCGGATCCGACAGGTCTTCGATCTCGTCGAGAACGAAAGAAGGCTCTTTGCCAGATGTCACCGAGCTCGAATCTTAA